One window from the genome of Salvia miltiorrhiza cultivar Shanhuang (shh) chromosome 7, IMPLAD_Smil_shh, whole genome shotgun sequence encodes:
- the LOC130991612 gene encoding SAC3 family protein B isoform X2: protein MAFSGFGKNSGPSAQAGAQNPFANFPRHPSPSSPLPVPPRSSIDYRDLDASEGISSRPFISTHSLPGTQNNEPPFRRGDVKAHSLKDPAAQYQRPPADLQQVTSRHLRPGGPIKTAEVQSIRRTSSPFTQSPHEISNASRSPLGSDKSYSDPYGARLSRPVSHNSVYAGGQRPHIQDVQQYSPSPVWVNNSKLSSHNITPPVQERLSPVFPSGGTHQPGPMFKTKHTDGPLQKRTRSPTLPTATVFSSENARSDGPKRSLVDYRDLDAPEAMSLPPLDFESSSFRRESSLPLGGIQKPFPSSLMSADQSKSPINATPPLVREDVSGVFTATASYQPGRKLQPEHGNVQLPKRTRSPTIPSPNGNFAQNPASVLDIHKRGTGFQRRSPSPTSVQPMSAEDDVNTPLEVPAVKRTKIPHQTSPGLVSQENLDPEQEIERELNAKAKRLARFKDELSQPVPSRPTVKNQKDPAKSQQLSLSERQSFSEDPKADMMVDSASGNVFSDYEGTASSCSIVGSCPDMCPESERSERERKGDLDQYERLGGDRNITSEYLAVKKYTRTAEREAELIRPLPILQKTIDYLLNLLDEPYDDRFLGLYNFLWDRMRAIRMDLRMQHIFNLEAITMLEQMIRLHIIAMHELCEYTRGEGFSEGFDAHLNIEQMNKTSVELFQFYDDHRKRGIHVPSEREFRGYYALLKLDKHPGYKVEPAELSLDLAKMTPEMRQTPEVLFARDVARACRTGNFIAFFRLARKASYLQACLMHAHFSKLRTQALASLHCGLQINQGIPISHVAKWLGMEEEDVGDLLEYHGFSMREFEEPYMVKENAFANVESDFPVKRSKLVERKRSRMIVTNVMFPSQTKSYADNEVTKFKLKKDPHPRSTLQPTVAVNTPQLYDREMQDIVTSLSPKSSVQKPMHKASISPITPDKRTTGFEIQEASAGLLVSEFSRSSPKPHVSSVESEKKFKYEPAFRNSFGRSVKHDLEETSAVTLQTAVTEVAAEEDRALVASHDSVVHIPIQKPVFSGDREDEELTEVVEEDTTDEATTSNYDLEVLEARLRLMLRIWKRRTTNRRKLREHKKFTANAAMDLLSLGPPIWQLEVQPGSFGTFNIDRVMHERHENQQRSWSVLNPSDVVASKLFEKNPDAKCICWKLVLCSQEETPHQGNPRLHNDPALLTASSWLLSKLMPANSDGSDDLLVSSPDLAIWRSWTPSNSDDDLTCCLSVITSTNSEDINKSITGASAVLFLLSERISLELQKKQLHDLVALLPSGSRMPLLILSGSDKDESDLANIAKVLGLHDIDKSRVIISCLISLKEVEMQGLDGFFSDKRLREGLEWLARESPPQIGVSRVKTRERVLSHLNTNLKILDGMDIHRVGPNDCISIFNEALDRSMNEVATTAHANPTGWPCPEIDLLEEFTDESMAAKLYLPSVGWSSASRTEVLMSALNDCKLPPLEDDLSWFSRGLGIGGDMGNQKSRLESCLVDYLTEASQMMGEAMALSEAAVLLQSCTSLELHNTTYYIIPRWVSIFRRLFNWRLMKLNSKELSSTYLLLQHSSSPPGSEALNSLESEDTTLLPPYHPQPSLDELVEVGCCPTGLEANQMDFESFQPWSSMDSDSADFPSSRDQVIPQNGMFTSPDISAVEEHNDDGSLQTPSSEAPKDADKLSELLEKCNIIQNMIDKKLSIYF, encoded by the exons ATGGCATTTAGCGGATTTGGGAAGAACTCAGGTCCGAGTGCACAGGCTGGGGCTCAAAACCCTTTCGCCAATTTTCCTCGGCATCCGTCCCCCTCTTCGCCACTTCCAGTCCCGCCCAG GTCCTCGATTGACTATAGGGATCTTGACGCTTCTGAGGGCATATCTTCGCGGCCTTTTATTTCCACTCATTCTCTTCCAGGCACACAAAA CAATGAGCCTCCTTTCAGACGGGGTGATGTGAAGGCACATTCACTGAAAGATCCTGCTGCCCAATATCAAAGGCCTCCTGCTGATCTTCAGCAGGTTACGTCAAGACATTTAAGACCCGGTGGCCCTATAAAGACTGCAGAAGTCCAATCTATTAGAAGAACTAGTTCACCTTTTACTCAATCTCCTCATGAAATTTCAAATGCATCCAGGAGTCCTCTGGGTAG TGACAAGAGTTACTCAGATCCTTATGGAGCGCGATTGTCTCGTCCAGTTTCTCATAACAGTGTATATGCTGGTGGCCAGCGTCCTCATATTCAAGACGTTCAGCA GTATTCTCCCTCTCCTGTGTGGGTCAACAACTCGAAGTTATCAAGCCATAATATCACTCCGCCAGTGCAAGAAAGACTTTCCCCAGTCTTTCCATCGGGAGGTACTCATCAACCTGGACCAATGTTTAAGACCAAGCACACTGATGGTCCACTTCAAAAGCGAACACGGTCCCCAACACTTCCCACTGCCACTGTGTTTTCCTCTGAAAATGCTCGCTCTGATGGTCCTAAAAG ATCTTTGGTTGACTATAGGGACCTTGATGCTCCTGAGGCTATGTCTTTACCGCCACTGGATTTTGAGAGCAGCTCCTTTAGGAGGGAATCTTCTCTGCCTCTTGGAGGAATTCAAAA GCCATTTCCCTCTTCCCTTATGTCTGCTGATCAATCAAAATCCCCCATAAATGCCACCCCTCCATTGGTTCGGGAAGATGTGTCTGGAGTCTTTACAGCAACGGCCTCTTATCAACCAGGAAGAAAGCTTCAGCCTGAGCATGGAAATGTTCAACTTCCAAAAAGAACAAGGTCTCCAACAATTCCATCCCCCAATGGAAATTTCGCACAGAATCCTGCTAGTGTTTTGGACATTCACAAAAG AGGCACTGGTTTCCAAAGACGAAGTCCGTCTCCGACATCTGTACAACCCATGAGTGCTGAAGATGATGTAAACACACCATTGGAAGTTCCAGCTGTAAAAAGAACCAAGATACCCCATCAGACTTCACCCGGTCTAGTGTCTCAAGAGAACTTGGATCCTGAACAGGAGATTGAGCG AGAATTGAATGCCAAAGCAAAGCGTTTGGCTCGCTTCAAGGATGAATTAAGCCAACCAGTGCCGAGCCGTCCAACTGTTAAAAACCAAAAGGATCCCGCCAAGAGTCAGCAGCTGTCTTTGTCAGAGAGACAAAGTTTTTCCGAGGATCCCAAAGCGGATATGATGGTGGATTCTGCCAGTGGGAATGTCTTCTCAGACTATGAAGGCACAGCATCATCCTGTAGTATAGTTGGATCGTGTCCAGATATGTGTCCAG AGTCTGAGAGATCTGAGCGTGAAAGAAAAGGAGACCTGGATCAATATGAACGCCTGGGTGGTGATAGGAACATTACCAGTGAATATCTTGCTGTTAAAAAG TACACTAGGACTGCCGAGAGGGAAGCAGAGCTTATTCGTCCATTGCCAATCTTGCAAAAGACAATCGACTATCTTTTGAATTTATTGGATGAACCTTATGATGATAGATTTCTTGGCTTATATAACTTCTTATGGGATAGAATGCGGGCCATTCGTATGGATTTGAGGATGCAGCACATTTTCAATCTAGAGGCTATCACCATGCTGGAGCAAATG ATCAGACTTCACATAATAGCCATGCATGAGTTATGTGAATATACCAGAGGAGAGGGGTTCTCTGAGGGATTTGACGCACATCTTAATATTGAGCAGATGAACAAAACTTCTGTAGAATTGTTTCAGTTTTACGATGATCACAGGAAAAGAGGAATACATGTGCCATCTGAAAGAGAATTTAGAGGTTATTATGCGCTCCTAAAGCTTGACAAGCATCCTGGGTATAAA GTTGAACCTGCAGAGCTGTCGCTAGATCTGGCCAAGATGACCCCAGAGATGCGGCAAACTCCAGAAGTGTTATTTGCTCGTGATGTGGCCAG AGCCTGCAGAACAGGAAATTTTATTGCCTTCTTTAGGCTTGCCCGCAAAGCTAGTTATCTTCAAGCTTGCTTAATGCATGCACATTTTTCAAAG TTACGTACCCAGGCTCTTGCTTCCTTGCACTGTGGCCTGCAAATTAACCAGGGAATTCCCATCTCTCATGTTGCAAAATGGCTTGGGATGGAG GAAGAGGACGTAGGAGACCTTCTGGAGTATCATGGCTTTTCAATGAGGGAATTTGAAGAACCGTACATGGTAAAGGAAAATGCATTTGCCAATGTTGAGAGTGACTTTCCTGTCAAGCGTTCTAAGCTTGTGGAGAGAAAAAGGTCAAGGATGATTGTCActaatgtcatgtttccttcaCAAACCAAATCATATGCTGATAATGAAGTAACAAAATTCAAGCTAAAGAAGGATCCTCACCCAAGATCAACTTTACAACCTACTGTAGCTGTCAACACTCCCCAGCTCTATGATCGGGAAATGCAAGATATAGTTACCAGTTTATCTCCAAAAAGCAGTGTGCAAAAGCCCATGCATAAAGCTTCTATTTCGCCGATTACACCAGATAAAAGAACCACCGGATTTGAGATTCAAGAGGCTTCAGCTGGTCTGTTAGTATCGGAATTCTCAAGAAGTTCCCCTAAACCTCATGTCAGTTCTGTTGAATCTGAAAAGAAATTCAAGTATGAACCTGCTTTTAGGAATTCATTTGGTAGATCGGTGAAACATGACTTGGAAGAAACATCAGCAGTCACCCTGCAGACTGCAGTCACTGAAGTGGCTGCTGAGGAAGACAGAGCTCTAGTTGCATCTCATGATTCTGTTGTTCATATTCCAATACAAAAGCCTGTATTCTCTGGAGACAGGGAAGATGAAGAACTAACAGAAGTTGTGGAAGAAGATACAACTGATGAAGCAACGACAAGTAATTATGATTTAGAAGTCCTGGAAGCCAGACTTAGGTTGATGCTGAG GATATGGAAGCGTCGTACCACAAATAGAAGGAAATTGCGTGAGCACAAAAAGTTTACAGCAAATGCTGCAATGGATTTGCTTTCACTGGGCCCACCAATTTGGCAGCTTGAAGTT CAACCAGGCAGCTTTGGGACATTCAACATTGATCGTGTCATGCATGAGAGACATGAAAACCAACAAAGGTCGTGGTCGGTGCTGAATCCTTCGGATGTGGTTGCTTctaaactttttgaaaaaaatccAGATGCCAAATGCATCTGCTGGAAGTTGGTTCTATGTTCTCAGGAAGAGACTCCGCATCAAGGAAATCCGAGGCTGCACAATGATCCTGCCCTCTTGACTGCAAGTTCATGGTTGCTTTCCAAGCTCATGCCTGCCAACAGTGATGGTTCAGATGATCTGCTTGTGTCATCTCCCGACCTTGCAATTTGGAGAAGTTGGACTCCTAGCAACTCTGATGATGACCTGACCTGCTGTTTATCAGTTATCACGAGCACGAACTCTGAGGATATAAATAAGTCGATAACAGGAGCAAGTGCAGTCCTCTTCCTTTTATCTGAAAGGATTTCCCTAGAGCTCCAGAAAAAACAGCTTCATGACCTTGTAGCACTCTTACCTTCTGGTTCTCGCATGCCCCTTCTTATTTTGAGTGGCTCCGACAAGGATGAATCTGACCTCGCCAACATAGCTAAAGTATTGGGACTACACGACATTGACAAGTCAAGGGTGATTATTTCTTGCTTGATTTCTCTTAAAGAAGTTGAAATGCAAGGGTTAGATGGGTTTTTCAGTGACAAACGTCTTCGAGAAGGACTAGAATGGCTGGCTCGCGAATCTCCACCACAGATCGGTGTTAGCAGAGTAAAAACACGTGAACGGGTTCTTTCCCACTTGAACACTAACCTCAAAATTCTTGATGGGATGGACATTCACAGAGTGGGTCCTAATGACTGCATTTCAATCTTCAATGAAGCTTTGGATCGATCCATGAATGAAGTAGCTACTACAGCCCATGCAAATCCCACTGGCTGGCCTTGTCCTGAAATCGACCTGCTTGAGGAGTTCACCGACGAGTCCATGGCTGCAAAATTGTACTTACCAAGCGTAGGATGGAGCTCAGCTTCAAGAACTGAAGTGCTGATGTCTGCATTGAATGACTGCAAGCTCCCGCCATTGGAGGATGACCTGTCGTGGTTTTCTAGAGGTCTTGGCATCGGAGGTGATATGGGGAACCAGAAATCGCGATTAGAGAGTTGCTTAGTGGACTATTTAACAGAGGCTAGTCAGATGATGGGAGAAGCCATGGCCCTAAGTGAGGCAGCTGTATTGCTTCAAAGTTGCACCTCGCTCGAGCTCCACAACACTACCTATTACATCATTCCAAGGTGGGTCTCAATTTTTCGAAGGCTATTCAACTGGCGGCTAATGAAATTAAATAGCAAAGAACTGTCCTCGACATATCTCCTGCTACAGCATAGCTCGTCTCCCCCGGGTTCAGAAGCCCTCAATAGCTTGGAATCAGAAGATACTACTCTCTTACCTCCTTACCATCCCCAGCCATCTCTTGATGAACTGGTTGAAGTCGGCTGTTGCCCTACAGGACTCGAGGCGAATCAGATGGATTTCGAGAGCTTTCAACCATGGTCATCAATGGATTCTGATTCTGCTGATTTTCCATCTTCCAGAGACCAGGTAATCCCCCAGAATGGCATGTTTACGAGTCCTGATATTTCAGCAGTCGAAGAACACAACGATGATGGATCGCTGCAGACGCCCTCTTCTGAAGCTCCTAAAGATGCTGATAAACTTAGTGAATTGTTGGAGAAGTGTAATATTATCCAAAACATGATTGACAAGAAGTTGTCAATCTATTTTTGA
- the LOC130991612 gene encoding SAC3 family protein B isoform X1 — protein MAFSGFGKNSGPSAQAGAQNPFANFPRHPSPSSPLPVPPRSSIDYRDLDASEGISSRPFISTHSLPGTQKSNEPPFRRGDVKAHSLKDPAAQYQRPPADLQQVTSRHLRPGGPIKTAEVQSIRRTSSPFTQSPHEISNASRSPLGSDKSYSDPYGARLSRPVSHNSVYAGGQRPHIQDVQQYSPSPVWVNNSKLSSHNITPPVQERLSPVFPSGGTHQPGPMFKTKHTDGPLQKRTRSPTLPTATVFSSENARSDGPKRSLVDYRDLDAPEAMSLPPLDFESSSFRRESSLPLGGIQKPFPSSLMSADQSKSPINATPPLVREDVSGVFTATASYQPGRKLQPEHGNVQLPKRTRSPTIPSPNGNFAQNPASVLDIHKRGTGFQRRSPSPTSVQPMSAEDDVNTPLEVPAVKRTKIPHQTSPGLVSQENLDPEQEIERELNAKAKRLARFKDELSQPVPSRPTVKNQKDPAKSQQLSLSERQSFSEDPKADMMVDSASGNVFSDYEGTASSCSIVGSCPDMCPESERSERERKGDLDQYERLGGDRNITSEYLAVKKYTRTAEREAELIRPLPILQKTIDYLLNLLDEPYDDRFLGLYNFLWDRMRAIRMDLRMQHIFNLEAITMLEQMIRLHIIAMHELCEYTRGEGFSEGFDAHLNIEQMNKTSVELFQFYDDHRKRGIHVPSEREFRGYYALLKLDKHPGYKVEPAELSLDLAKMTPEMRQTPEVLFARDVARACRTGNFIAFFRLARKASYLQACLMHAHFSKLRTQALASLHCGLQINQGIPISHVAKWLGMEEEDVGDLLEYHGFSMREFEEPYMVKENAFANVESDFPVKRSKLVERKRSRMIVTNVMFPSQTKSYADNEVTKFKLKKDPHPRSTLQPTVAVNTPQLYDREMQDIVTSLSPKSSVQKPMHKASISPITPDKRTTGFEIQEASAGLLVSEFSRSSPKPHVSSVESEKKFKYEPAFRNSFGRSVKHDLEETSAVTLQTAVTEVAAEEDRALVASHDSVVHIPIQKPVFSGDREDEELTEVVEEDTTDEATTSNYDLEVLEARLRLMLRIWKRRTTNRRKLREHKKFTANAAMDLLSLGPPIWQLEVQPGSFGTFNIDRVMHERHENQQRSWSVLNPSDVVASKLFEKNPDAKCICWKLVLCSQEETPHQGNPRLHNDPALLTASSWLLSKLMPANSDGSDDLLVSSPDLAIWRSWTPSNSDDDLTCCLSVITSTNSEDINKSITGASAVLFLLSERISLELQKKQLHDLVALLPSGSRMPLLILSGSDKDESDLANIAKVLGLHDIDKSRVIISCLISLKEVEMQGLDGFFSDKRLREGLEWLARESPPQIGVSRVKTRERVLSHLNTNLKILDGMDIHRVGPNDCISIFNEALDRSMNEVATTAHANPTGWPCPEIDLLEEFTDESMAAKLYLPSVGWSSASRTEVLMSALNDCKLPPLEDDLSWFSRGLGIGGDMGNQKSRLESCLVDYLTEASQMMGEAMALSEAAVLLQSCTSLELHNTTYYIIPRWVSIFRRLFNWRLMKLNSKELSSTYLLLQHSSSPPGSEALNSLESEDTTLLPPYHPQPSLDELVEVGCCPTGLEANQMDFESFQPWSSMDSDSADFPSSRDQVIPQNGMFTSPDISAVEEHNDDGSLQTPSSEAPKDADKLSELLEKCNIIQNMIDKKLSIYF, from the exons ATGGCATTTAGCGGATTTGGGAAGAACTCAGGTCCGAGTGCACAGGCTGGGGCTCAAAACCCTTTCGCCAATTTTCCTCGGCATCCGTCCCCCTCTTCGCCACTTCCAGTCCCGCCCAG GTCCTCGATTGACTATAGGGATCTTGACGCTTCTGAGGGCATATCTTCGCGGCCTTTTATTTCCACTCATTCTCTTCCAGGCACACAAAA AAGCAATGAGCCTCCTTTCAGACGGGGTGATGTGAAGGCACATTCACTGAAAGATCCTGCTGCCCAATATCAAAGGCCTCCTGCTGATCTTCAGCAGGTTACGTCAAGACATTTAAGACCCGGTGGCCCTATAAAGACTGCAGAAGTCCAATCTATTAGAAGAACTAGTTCACCTTTTACTCAATCTCCTCATGAAATTTCAAATGCATCCAGGAGTCCTCTGGGTAG TGACAAGAGTTACTCAGATCCTTATGGAGCGCGATTGTCTCGTCCAGTTTCTCATAACAGTGTATATGCTGGTGGCCAGCGTCCTCATATTCAAGACGTTCAGCA GTATTCTCCCTCTCCTGTGTGGGTCAACAACTCGAAGTTATCAAGCCATAATATCACTCCGCCAGTGCAAGAAAGACTTTCCCCAGTCTTTCCATCGGGAGGTACTCATCAACCTGGACCAATGTTTAAGACCAAGCACACTGATGGTCCACTTCAAAAGCGAACACGGTCCCCAACACTTCCCACTGCCACTGTGTTTTCCTCTGAAAATGCTCGCTCTGATGGTCCTAAAAG ATCTTTGGTTGACTATAGGGACCTTGATGCTCCTGAGGCTATGTCTTTACCGCCACTGGATTTTGAGAGCAGCTCCTTTAGGAGGGAATCTTCTCTGCCTCTTGGAGGAATTCAAAA GCCATTTCCCTCTTCCCTTATGTCTGCTGATCAATCAAAATCCCCCATAAATGCCACCCCTCCATTGGTTCGGGAAGATGTGTCTGGAGTCTTTACAGCAACGGCCTCTTATCAACCAGGAAGAAAGCTTCAGCCTGAGCATGGAAATGTTCAACTTCCAAAAAGAACAAGGTCTCCAACAATTCCATCCCCCAATGGAAATTTCGCACAGAATCCTGCTAGTGTTTTGGACATTCACAAAAG AGGCACTGGTTTCCAAAGACGAAGTCCGTCTCCGACATCTGTACAACCCATGAGTGCTGAAGATGATGTAAACACACCATTGGAAGTTCCAGCTGTAAAAAGAACCAAGATACCCCATCAGACTTCACCCGGTCTAGTGTCTCAAGAGAACTTGGATCCTGAACAGGAGATTGAGCG AGAATTGAATGCCAAAGCAAAGCGTTTGGCTCGCTTCAAGGATGAATTAAGCCAACCAGTGCCGAGCCGTCCAACTGTTAAAAACCAAAAGGATCCCGCCAAGAGTCAGCAGCTGTCTTTGTCAGAGAGACAAAGTTTTTCCGAGGATCCCAAAGCGGATATGATGGTGGATTCTGCCAGTGGGAATGTCTTCTCAGACTATGAAGGCACAGCATCATCCTGTAGTATAGTTGGATCGTGTCCAGATATGTGTCCAG AGTCTGAGAGATCTGAGCGTGAAAGAAAAGGAGACCTGGATCAATATGAACGCCTGGGTGGTGATAGGAACATTACCAGTGAATATCTTGCTGTTAAAAAG TACACTAGGACTGCCGAGAGGGAAGCAGAGCTTATTCGTCCATTGCCAATCTTGCAAAAGACAATCGACTATCTTTTGAATTTATTGGATGAACCTTATGATGATAGATTTCTTGGCTTATATAACTTCTTATGGGATAGAATGCGGGCCATTCGTATGGATTTGAGGATGCAGCACATTTTCAATCTAGAGGCTATCACCATGCTGGAGCAAATG ATCAGACTTCACATAATAGCCATGCATGAGTTATGTGAATATACCAGAGGAGAGGGGTTCTCTGAGGGATTTGACGCACATCTTAATATTGAGCAGATGAACAAAACTTCTGTAGAATTGTTTCAGTTTTACGATGATCACAGGAAAAGAGGAATACATGTGCCATCTGAAAGAGAATTTAGAGGTTATTATGCGCTCCTAAAGCTTGACAAGCATCCTGGGTATAAA GTTGAACCTGCAGAGCTGTCGCTAGATCTGGCCAAGATGACCCCAGAGATGCGGCAAACTCCAGAAGTGTTATTTGCTCGTGATGTGGCCAG AGCCTGCAGAACAGGAAATTTTATTGCCTTCTTTAGGCTTGCCCGCAAAGCTAGTTATCTTCAAGCTTGCTTAATGCATGCACATTTTTCAAAG TTACGTACCCAGGCTCTTGCTTCCTTGCACTGTGGCCTGCAAATTAACCAGGGAATTCCCATCTCTCATGTTGCAAAATGGCTTGGGATGGAG GAAGAGGACGTAGGAGACCTTCTGGAGTATCATGGCTTTTCAATGAGGGAATTTGAAGAACCGTACATGGTAAAGGAAAATGCATTTGCCAATGTTGAGAGTGACTTTCCTGTCAAGCGTTCTAAGCTTGTGGAGAGAAAAAGGTCAAGGATGATTGTCActaatgtcatgtttccttcaCAAACCAAATCATATGCTGATAATGAAGTAACAAAATTCAAGCTAAAGAAGGATCCTCACCCAAGATCAACTTTACAACCTACTGTAGCTGTCAACACTCCCCAGCTCTATGATCGGGAAATGCAAGATATAGTTACCAGTTTATCTCCAAAAAGCAGTGTGCAAAAGCCCATGCATAAAGCTTCTATTTCGCCGATTACACCAGATAAAAGAACCACCGGATTTGAGATTCAAGAGGCTTCAGCTGGTCTGTTAGTATCGGAATTCTCAAGAAGTTCCCCTAAACCTCATGTCAGTTCTGTTGAATCTGAAAAGAAATTCAAGTATGAACCTGCTTTTAGGAATTCATTTGGTAGATCGGTGAAACATGACTTGGAAGAAACATCAGCAGTCACCCTGCAGACTGCAGTCACTGAAGTGGCTGCTGAGGAAGACAGAGCTCTAGTTGCATCTCATGATTCTGTTGTTCATATTCCAATACAAAAGCCTGTATTCTCTGGAGACAGGGAAGATGAAGAACTAACAGAAGTTGTGGAAGAAGATACAACTGATGAAGCAACGACAAGTAATTATGATTTAGAAGTCCTGGAAGCCAGACTTAGGTTGATGCTGAG GATATGGAAGCGTCGTACCACAAATAGAAGGAAATTGCGTGAGCACAAAAAGTTTACAGCAAATGCTGCAATGGATTTGCTTTCACTGGGCCCACCAATTTGGCAGCTTGAAGTT CAACCAGGCAGCTTTGGGACATTCAACATTGATCGTGTCATGCATGAGAGACATGAAAACCAACAAAGGTCGTGGTCGGTGCTGAATCCTTCGGATGTGGTTGCTTctaaactttttgaaaaaaatccAGATGCCAAATGCATCTGCTGGAAGTTGGTTCTATGTTCTCAGGAAGAGACTCCGCATCAAGGAAATCCGAGGCTGCACAATGATCCTGCCCTCTTGACTGCAAGTTCATGGTTGCTTTCCAAGCTCATGCCTGCCAACAGTGATGGTTCAGATGATCTGCTTGTGTCATCTCCCGACCTTGCAATTTGGAGAAGTTGGACTCCTAGCAACTCTGATGATGACCTGACCTGCTGTTTATCAGTTATCACGAGCACGAACTCTGAGGATATAAATAAGTCGATAACAGGAGCAAGTGCAGTCCTCTTCCTTTTATCTGAAAGGATTTCCCTAGAGCTCCAGAAAAAACAGCTTCATGACCTTGTAGCACTCTTACCTTCTGGTTCTCGCATGCCCCTTCTTATTTTGAGTGGCTCCGACAAGGATGAATCTGACCTCGCCAACATAGCTAAAGTATTGGGACTACACGACATTGACAAGTCAAGGGTGATTATTTCTTGCTTGATTTCTCTTAAAGAAGTTGAAATGCAAGGGTTAGATGGGTTTTTCAGTGACAAACGTCTTCGAGAAGGACTAGAATGGCTGGCTCGCGAATCTCCACCACAGATCGGTGTTAGCAGAGTAAAAACACGTGAACGGGTTCTTTCCCACTTGAACACTAACCTCAAAATTCTTGATGGGATGGACATTCACAGAGTGGGTCCTAATGACTGCATTTCAATCTTCAATGAAGCTTTGGATCGATCCATGAATGAAGTAGCTACTACAGCCCATGCAAATCCCACTGGCTGGCCTTGTCCTGAAATCGACCTGCTTGAGGAGTTCACCGACGAGTCCATGGCTGCAAAATTGTACTTACCAAGCGTAGGATGGAGCTCAGCTTCAAGAACTGAAGTGCTGATGTCTGCATTGAATGACTGCAAGCTCCCGCCATTGGAGGATGACCTGTCGTGGTTTTCTAGAGGTCTTGGCATCGGAGGTGATATGGGGAACCAGAAATCGCGATTAGAGAGTTGCTTAGTGGACTATTTAACAGAGGCTAGTCAGATGATGGGAGAAGCCATGGCCCTAAGTGAGGCAGCTGTATTGCTTCAAAGTTGCACCTCGCTCGAGCTCCACAACACTACCTATTACATCATTCCAAGGTGGGTCTCAATTTTTCGAAGGCTATTCAACTGGCGGCTAATGAAATTAAATAGCAAAGAACTGTCCTCGACATATCTCCTGCTACAGCATAGCTCGTCTCCCCCGGGTTCAGAAGCCCTCAATAGCTTGGAATCAGAAGATACTACTCTCTTACCTCCTTACCATCCCCAGCCATCTCTTGATGAACTGGTTGAAGTCGGCTGTTGCCCTACAGGACTCGAGGCGAATCAGATGGATTTCGAGAGCTTTCAACCATGGTCATCAATGGATTCTGATTCTGCTGATTTTCCATCTTCCAGAGACCAGGTAATCCCCCAGAATGGCATGTTTACGAGTCCTGATATTTCAGCAGTCGAAGAACACAACGATGATGGATCGCTGCAGACGCCCTCTTCTGAAGCTCCTAAAGATGCTGATAAACTTAGTGAATTGTTGGAGAAGTGTAATATTATCCAAAACATGATTGACAAGAAGTTGTCAATCTATTTTTGA